Proteins encoded by one window of Arabidopsis thaliana chromosome 2, partial sequence:
- the PPa3 gene encoding pyrophosphorylase 3 (pyrophosphorylase 3 (PPa3); FUNCTIONS IN: inorganic diphosphatase activity, pyrophosphatase activity; INVOLVED IN: phosphate metabolic process, metabolic process; LOCATED IN: membrane, cytoplasm; EXPRESSED IN: 9 plant structures; EXPRESSED DURING: L mature pollen stage, M germinated pollen stage, 4 anthesis, C globular stage, petal differentiation and expansion stage; CONTAINS InterPro DOMAIN/s: Inorganic pyrophosphatase (InterPro:IPR008162); BEST Arabidopsis thaliana protein match is: pyrophosphorylase 1 (TAIR:AT1G01050.1); Has 5975 Blast hits to 5975 proteins in 1836 species: Archae - 171; Bacteria - 4302; Metazoa - 246; Fungi - 260; Plants - 270; Viruses - 0; Other Eukaryotes - 726 (source: NCBI BLink).) yields MSEEAYEETQESSQSPRPVPKLNERILSTLSRRSVAAHPWHDLEIGPEAPLVFNVVVEITKGSKVKYELDKKTGLIKVDRILYSSVVYPHNYGFIPRTLCEDNDPLDVLVLMQEPVLPGCFLRARAIGLMPMIDQGEKDDKIIAVCADDPEYKHFTDIKQLAPHRLQEIRRFFEDYKKNENKKVAVNDFLPSESAHEAIQYSMDLYAEYILHTLRR; encoded by the exons ATGAGTGAAGAAGCATATGAAGAAACTCAGGAATCAAGTCAATCTCCTCGTCCGGTTCCAAAACTGAACGAGAGGATTCTCTCAACACTATCCAGGAGATCTGTAGCTGCACATCCATGGCACGACCTTGAGATTGGTCCTGAAGCTCCATTGGTCTTCAATGTG GTGGTTGAGATCACAAAGGGAAGCAAAGTGAAATATGAACTCGACAAAAAGACCGGTCTTATCAAG GTTGACCGGATCTTGTACTCCTCCGTTGTTTATCCACACAATTACGGATTCATCCCACGGACATTGTGTGAAGACAACGATCCTCTTGATGTCCTTGTCCTTATGCAG GAACCAGTGCTTCCCGGATGTTTCCTCCGTGCTAGAGCCATTGGATTAATGCCCATGATTGATCAG GGAGAGAAAGACGACAAAATCATAGCCGTATGTGCTGATGATCCAGAGTACAAACATTTCACAGACATCAAACAACTCGCTCCTCATCGTCTCCAAGAAATCCGCCGTTTCTTCGAAGACT ATAAGAAGAACGAGAACAAGAAAGTGGCTGTCAACGATTTCTTGCCATCAGAGAGTGCACATGAAGCTATTCAGTACTCCAT GGATCTATACGCTGAGTATATTCTCCACACGTTGAGGagatga
- a CDS encoding Protein kinase superfamily protein (Protein kinase superfamily protein; FUNCTIONS IN: protein kinase activity, ATP binding; INVOLVED IN: protein amino acid phosphorylation; LOCATED IN: endomembrane system; CONTAINS InterPro DOMAIN/s: Protein kinase, catalytic domain (InterPro:IPR000719), Serine-threonine/tyrosine-protein kinase (InterPro:IPR001245), Protein kinase-like domain (InterPro:IPR011009); BEST Arabidopsis thaliana protein match is: Protein kinase superfamily protein (TAIR:AT2G23450.1); Has 23990 Blast hits to 23702 proteins in 525 species: Archae - 2; Bacteria - 138; Metazoa - 2283; Fungi - 196; Plants - 20657; Viruses - 25; Other Eukaryotes - 689 (source: NCBI BLink).), with the protein MPPLFLPSSSSALFLLLLLLLTLQTLTSISLSQPQALRSPEKCGNFSVSFPFQLSSSSSAAAFRLSCENSSTLFLHINHQSYRIIEFFTDGLLVDFPSSPSCRQFNDLRSFPFSANQFFSISFENVIGLYDCEDSSLCKFGCETNDLFGCDGREEDETSGGDIGCCYPLSDHSAWRVGDDFSVFSRYGCRGFSSWLVPRGTNRGKRGVKLEWAIPRNSPEAICDREARTVNATAIEGSVRCVCRDGFVGDGFLHGTGCLKSCFKDGKELYGDKCKIKKHNGKKLTVLAGVLAPLFILGSLLALFCLLKRPVTSHKDQQFDISTTTTTTNSVSFRKGYNKTRLFTYRELEEATKGFQDSQKLTQGKTGTIYSGNLTNGTRVIVHKVLCENQIEFMEISSQIDHLSAVLHRNLARIIGFCMDIGYNPLVVYEYPVNGSLGDRLRLGLDWCKRVNIVAEVAGLLALLQYENYPPILHTNISSGNIFLDEDFQAKVTGFGLQRKQRIDTSMYDFAVLLLEIVTGLKQREETVTQALQKIRSGKLEEIVDPSMYFHEQPVAFREQIGLVADIATRCVLFGGDGKFGMVDAARELLQIAGNNGGGGCDKKRDGIEETFSNSSLLQMISMSPDSIYLPKT; encoded by the exons ATgcctcctctgtttcttccttcttcttcctctgctctgtttctacttcttctcctcctcttaaCTCTCCAAACCCTAacctctatctctctctctcagccACAGGCTCTCCGTTCACCAGAAAAGTGTGGAAACTTCTCTGTCTCCTTCCCTTTCCaactctcttcctcctcctccgcagCCGCTTTTCGACTCTCCTGCGAAAACTCCTccactctgtttcttcacATAAACCACCAAAGCTACCGAATCATCGAGTTCTTCACCGACGGTCTCCTCGTAGACTTCCCTTCGTCTCCTTCTTGTCGCCAATTCAACGACTTACGCTCTTTCCCTTTCTCCGCAAACCaattcttctccatctctttcgAAAACGTAATCGGTCTTTACGACTGCGAAGATTCTTCTCTCTGTAAATTCGGTTGCGAAACCAACGATCTCTTCGGTTGTGACggcagagaagaagacgaaaccTCCGGTGGAGATATCGGATGTTGCTATCCTTTGTCTGATCATAGCGCGTGGCGTGTAGGTGATGATTTCTCTGTGTTTAGTAGATATGGATGCAGAGGATTCTCTTCGTGGCTTGTTCCAAGAGGGACGAACAGAGGAAAAAGAGGCGTTAAATTAGAGTGGGCTATTCCAAGAAACTCGCCGGAGGCTATTTGTGATCGTGAGGCTCGAACTGTTAACGCTACGGCTATTGAAGGAAGTGTTCGTTGTGTGTGCCGTGATGGCTTCGTCGGCGACGGCTTCCTCCATGGCACCGGTTGCTTAAAAT CTTGCTTCAAAGACGGAAAGGAATTATATGGAGACAAATGCAAGATCAAGAAACACAACGGGAAGAAACTCACTGTTTTAGCCG GTGTTTTGGCTCCTCTGTTCATACTAGGCTCACTGTTAGCTCTCTTCTGTCTCCTAAAACGTCCGGTAACAAGTCACAAAGATCAACAGTTCGATATATCTACAACAACTACCACTACTAATAGTGTTTCGTTTCGCAAAGGTTACAACAAGACTCGTCTCTTCACGTACCGTGAGTTAGAAGAAGCCACCAAAGGGTTTCAAGATTCACAAAAACTCACACAAGGCAAAACCGGAACAATCTACTCAGGCAATCTAACAAACGGAACACGCGTGATCGTTCACAAGGTTCTCTGCGAAAACCAGATTGAATTCATGGAGATTTCGTCTCAGATTGATCATCTATCCGCGGTTTTGCATAGAAACCTCGCGAGAATCATAGGTTTTTGTATGGATATTGGATATAATCCACTAGTTGTTTACGAGTATCCGGTAAATGGATCGCTTGGAGACCGATTGCGGCTAGGGCTTGATTGGTGCAAGAGAGTTAACATTGTAGCTGAAGTCGCTGGTTTACTCGCGTTACTTCAGTATGAGAACTATCCACCGATTCTACACACCAACATTTCTTCTGGTAACATCTTCTTAGACGAAGATTTTCAAGCTAAAGTCACAGGTTTTGGTTTgcagaggaaacagaggattgaTACTAGTATGTACGATTTCGCGGTTTTGCTTCTAGAGATTGTGACTGGTTTAaagcagagagaagagacGGTAACTCAAGCGTTACAGAAGATTAGAAGCGGTAAGCTTGAAGAAATCGTGGATCCTTCAATGTATTTTCATGAGCAGCCTGTGGCTTTTAGAGAACAGATTGGTTTAGTAGCTGATATAGCGACTCGGTGCGTTTTGTTTGGTGGTGATGGGAAATTTGGAATGGTTGATGCAGCTAGAGAGCTGTTGCAGATCGCTGGAAACAACGGTGGAGGCGGCTGCGATAAGAAAAGAGATGGAATTGAGGAAACGTTTTCGAATTCAAGTTTGCTTCAGATGATTTCTATGTCTCCTGATTCTATCTATCtccctaaaacctaa